The following proteins come from a genomic window of Scomber japonicus isolate fScoJap1 chromosome 4, fScoJap1.pri, whole genome shotgun sequence:
- the slco4a1 gene encoding solute carrier organic anion transporter family member 4A1, translating to MPILLNADASFSSKQELLDLQDCPLSGGPSLDTPSPVDSQTGSPIGSGPRSPGSSGADGPVRPQIFTGASTLPGQLYGVQTTPHAESPMGLKLISTDSDQLCGWGALKPKAIQVFNTHRWVLFFLCVASFLQGMIINGFINTVVTSIERRFDLRSYQAGLIASSYDIAACVCLAFVSYFGGTGHKPRWLGWGVLIMAVGSLVFALPHFTTPPYQVSVPERIGMCSTNRTSPCRDKEGGGLSSYRFVFMLGQFLHGVGATPLYTLGVTYLDENVKSNYAPVYIGIFYTAAIVGPAAGYLLGGYFLNIYTEIHLTTDVTPENPLWVGAWWIGFLAGGAAALLVAFPILGYPRQLPGSQEYVAMRVSEAHQLKDGSHTTASDPQFGKSVKDMPRSVLLLLKNPTFLFLCLAGATEATLIAGMSTFGPKFLESQFSLSASEAATWFGYMVVPAGGGGTFLGGYIVKRLNLRCRGIIRFCMMCAIVSLVTIFIFLIHCPNVPMAGVTAPYQSSPAHQLDQYKHLYDKPSKLRLRNSSSLEEDLTVSCNAGCGCVRELYNPVCGADGVMYYSPCHAGCTSINHTERSTGKQVYSGCSCVVGNVSWGEEGFALTGKCGSTCHHMPAFLSFLFIIISFTFLCSIPALTATLRCVPDSQRSFGLGIQWIVVRTLGGIPGPIAFGSVIDISCLLWQDQCGEQGSCYLYQNSAMSRYTLVAGIIYKVLGTIFFLLASILYQPPPESPQSSCESTDHGVGDMSDLPVKDLPEDGVIVNPHARL from the exons ATGCCAATCTTGCTCAATGCCGATGCCTCCTTCAGCTCCAAGCAGGAGCTCCTGGACCTGCAGGACTGCCCTCTCAGCGGAGGTCCCTCTCTGGACACCCCCAGCCCTGTGGACTCTCAGACAGGTAGCCCCATAGGCTCAGGGCCTAGAAGCCCTGGCAGCTCTGGAGCTGATGGCCCTGTTCGGCCCCAAATTTTCACCGGGGCTTCAACACTCCCCGGGCAGCTATATGGGGTTCAAACAACACCCCATGCAGAGTCACCGATGGGGTTAAAGCTGATCTCCACGGACTCGGATCAGCTATGTGGCTGGGGGGCTCTGAAGCCCAAAGCTATCCAGGTTTTCAACACCCATCGTTGGGTGCTGTTCTTCCTGTGCGTTGCCTCTTTCCTCCAGGGAATGATAATCAACGGCTTCATTAACACAGTAGTCACCTCCATTGAGAGGCGCTTCGACCTGCGCAGCTACCAGGCCGGCCTCATCGCCAGCTCCTACGACATCGCCGCCTGCGTCTGCCTGGCCTTTGTCAGCTACTTCGGAGGGACGGGACACAAGCCTCGATGGTTGGGATGGGGGGTGCTGATCATGGCGGTAGGTTCTCTGGTGTTTGCCTTGCCACACTTCACCACACCCCCCTACCAGGTCAGCGTGCCTGAGCGAATAGGAATGTGCTCTACCAACCGTACCAGCCCATGCCgggacaaggagggaggaggattgTCCAGCTACCGTTTTGTTTTCATGCTGGGACAGTTTCTACATGGCGTGGGTGCTACGCCTCTCTACACATTAGGAGTCACATACCTGGATGAGAACGTCAAATCCAACTATGCGCCTGTTTATATTG GGATCTTTTACACAGCGGCCATTGTGGGTCCGGCAGCGGGCTACCTGCTGGGAGGCTATTTCCTCAACATTTACACTGAGATCCACCTGAC GACAGACGTTACTCCAGAGAACCCTCTGTGGGTCGGGGCTTGGTGGATCGGCTTCCtggcaggaggagcagcagctctGCTGGTAGCATTCCCGATCCTGGGCTACCCACGACAGCTACCAG GCTCTCAGGAGTACGTGGCCATGCGGGTGTCTGAGGCCCACCAGCTTAAAGATGGCAGCCACACCACAGCCTCAGACCCTCAGTTTGGGAAATCAGTCAAAGACATGCCAAG ATCTGTGCTGCTCCTTTTAAAGAATCCCacctttctgtttttgtgcttGGCTGGGGCTACTGAGGCCACCCTCATCGCTGGCATGTCCACGTTTGGTCCAAAGTTCTTGGAGTCACAGTTCAGTCTCAGTGCGTCAGAGGCTGCTACATGGTTTG GATACATGGTGGTACCAGCAGGAGGCGGTGGCACCTTCCTTGGCGGCTATATCGTTAAGAGATTGAACCTGCGCTGTCGAGGCATCATCCGCTTCTGCATGATGTGTGCAATTGTCAGCCTAGTCACCATTTTCATCTTTCTCATCCACTGCCCCAATGTGCCCATGGCTGGTGTCACAGCACCATACCAGTCCAGTCCAGCGCACCAACTGGATCAGTACAAACATCTGTATGACAAGCCCAGCAAGCTACGCCTTAGAAACAG CTCTTCTTTAGAGGAGGACCTGACAGTCAGCTGTAATGCTGGCTGTGGCTGTGTCAGAGAGCTGTACAACCCAGTGTGTGGGGCGGATGGTGTGATGTATTACTCTCCCTGCCACGCTGGCTGCACCTCTATCAACCACACTGAGCGCTCCACTGGCAAACAG gTGTACTCTGGATGTAGTTGTGTGGTGGGTAATGTGTCCTGGGGCGAGGAGGGCTTCGCTCTGACAGGGAAGTGCGGGAGCACATGCCACCACATGCCAGCCTTCCTCTcgttcctcttcatcatcatctccttCACCTTTCTCTGTAGCATCCCAGCACTCACTGCCACTCTCAG gtgtgtgcCAGACAGCCAGAGATCCTTTGGACTTGGCATTCAGTGGATTGTGGTGCGCACACTTG GTGGTATTCCAGGACCTATAGCTTTTGGCTCTGTGATTGACATCTCCTGCTTACTGTGGCAGGATCAGTGTGGTGAGCAGGGCTCCTGCTACCTCTATCAGAATTCAGCCATGAGCCGGTACACACTAGTAGCTGGCATCATATATAAG GTTTTGGGGACAATCTTTTTCCTGTTAGCCAGCATCCTGTACCAGCCGCCCCCAGAGTCGCCTCAAAGCAGCTGCGAAAGCACAGACCACGGAGTAGGAGACATGAGCGACCTACCCGTGAAAGACCTGCCCGAAGACGGCGTCATCGTCAACCCACACGCCAGGTTATGA